Proteins from a genomic interval of Planctomycetota bacterium:
- a CDS encoding ChaN family lipoprotein yields MKKKMWLFGLAAVSALVIQNIWAAPPVIPPPPSSPIELRDLKEMPTEKLIGNIYSVAKKKFVSFDEMIAEAIKSNIIYVGETHDNVLHHQMQEKVLRAVVDKNGQTRKIALAMEMFQRPYQSFLDDYTAGKISEPELLRKTEYYTRWSFDWSMYQPMVNLARTNGFKVVAMNAPAEISRKVARNGLKSLTAEERKLLPEKIDTADKNHRDYITERFKAHSGMGMNFENFYESQCIWEDTMADSVAGFFRALGPDAANGHEVVVVGGGHIIYRFGIPARAKWRTGLNYSSILCVETSPGGVMDVLEGYGNNPADYLCFTKILKIDEVRPLMGVQLAEPKADTKGLTVVEAVAGGPAAKAGLQKDDVIIMVDNQLIADMVDLKCALGNKKAGDKVEITVQRGKDTKKLTLVLELRRETEHR; encoded by the coding sequence GCCATCGTCACCCATAGAGTTAAGGGACCTCAAAGAAATGCCGACTGAGAAACTGATTGGCAATATCTACAGCGTGGCGAAAAAGAAGTTCGTCTCCTTTGACGAGATGATCGCCGAGGCCATCAAGAGCAACATTATTTATGTAGGCGAGACGCACGACAACGTCCTGCACCACCAGATGCAGGAAAAGGTGTTGCGCGCGGTCGTTGACAAAAACGGCCAGACCCGCAAAATCGCCCTCGCCATGGAGATGTTCCAGCGCCCCTACCAGTCATTCCTGGATGACTACACGGCCGGAAAGATAAGCGAGCCGGAACTGCTCCGCAAGACCGAGTATTACACCCGCTGGAGCTTTGACTGGTCCATGTATCAGCCCATGGTCAACCTGGCCCGGACTAATGGTTTCAAGGTGGTGGCCATGAACGCGCCGGCTGAAATAAGCCGTAAGGTGGCACGCAACGGTCTGAAGTCGCTCACCGCCGAGGAGCGTAAACTCCTGCCGGAAAAGATTGATACCGCGGACAAGAATCACCGCGATTACATCACCGAACGATTCAAGGCGCACAGCGGCATGGGCATGAACTTTGAGAACTTCTACGAATCCCAGTGCATCTGGGAGGACACCATGGCCGATTCCGTAGCCGGTTTCTTCCGCGCGCTGGGTCCAGACGCGGCCAACGGGCATGAAGTGGTCGTGGTGGGTGGCGGTCATATCATCTACCGATTCGGCATACCGGCCCGGGCCAAATGGCGCACCGGGCTGAATTACTCCTCCATCCTGTGTGTTGAGACCAGCCCAGGCGGCGTAATGGATGTGCTGGAGGGCTATGGCAACAATCCGGCTGATTACCTGTGTTTTACCAAAATCCTGAAGATAGACGAAGTGCGGCCGCTGATGGGCGTGCAATTAGCGGAGCCCAAGGCGGACACCAAAGGCCTGACCGTGGTGGAAGCGGTAGCCGGCGGCCCGGCGGCCAAGGCCGGACTGCAGAAGGACGACGTGATTATCATGGTGGACAATCAGCTGATAGCTGATATGGTTGACCTGAAATGCGCATTGGGTAATAAGAAGGCCGGCGACAAGGTGGAAATCACGGTCCAACGGGGCAAGGACACCAAAAAGCTCACCCTGGTCTTGGAACTCCGCAGAGAAACGGAGCACCGATAG